From the Prunus dulcis chromosome 4, ALMONDv2, whole genome shotgun sequence genome, one window contains:
- the LOC117623963 gene encoding 21.7 kDa class VI heat shock protein translates to MGRRGNMTREEAPNSCNKPEFSLCSAQATINPRVSRLNGPFVNYLFHFATCNFLSPMRKDQEKEIFQLALQPFKYSEGICALLLSQKCFSHTIRTNKPQTSLHHTLKSSVSLIFNSMTTTRKQLEVLTDDQTPHKWCVLLREDVFKKFMSQGSPAVHKVFGGGSLFSPFLFGKFFDPSDAFPLWEFDADILLAGLRSSGQSSAVDWFQTDQDYVLKADLPGDGKNNVQVYAENGKVVEISGQWKQQGGESKSTKDWRSGNWWEHGYVRKLELPQDADWRRIEASVTNDLLLEIKIHKINPLDCDINHLTMKDKEAV, encoded by the exons ATGGGGAGGAGGGGCAACATGACAAGAGAAGAGGCACCCAACTCATGTAA CAAGCCTGAGTTTTCTTTATGTTCTGCACAAGCAACAATCAATCCACGAGTTTCAAGGTTGAATGGACCTTTTGTCAATTACCTCTTCCATTTTGCCACATGTAATTTCTTGTCACCAATGAGGAAGgatcaagaaaaagaaatattccAATTAGCTTTACAGCCCTTCAAGTATTCTGAGGGAATTTGTGCTCTACTACTTTCTCAAAAGTGCTTCTCCCACACTATAAGAACCAACAAGCCTCAAACCTCTCTCCACCACACACTCAAAAGTTCAGTTTCTCTAATCTTCAATTCAATGACTACTACTCGCAAGCAGCTTGAAGTTCTAACAGATGATCAAACTCCACACAAATGGTGTGTTTTATTGAGAGAAGATGTGTTCAAGAAGTTCATGTCTCAAGGCAGTCCAGCAGTGCACAAGGTTTTTGGTGGAGGATCATTGTTCAGTCCATTCTTGTTTGGGAAATTTTTTGATCCTTCTGATGCCTTCCCACTGTGGGAGTTTGATGCAGATATCTTGTTGGCTGGCCTCAGAAGCTCTGGTCAAAGCAGTGCTGTTGACTGGTTTCAAACAGATCAAGATTATGTACTAAAAGCAGATCTACCAG GAGATGGGAAAAACAATGTTCAGGTCTATGCGGAAAATGGGAAGGTTGTGGAAATTAGTGGGCAGTGGAAGCAGCAAGGAGGAGAGTCCAAGAGCACAAAAGATTGGAGAAGTGGGAATTGGTGGGAACATGGGTATGTTAGGAAGCTTGAGCTCCCACAAGATGCAGATTGGAGAAGAATAGAGGCCTCTGTGACTAATGACCTACTTTTGGAAATCAAAATCCACAAGATCAACCCCTTGGATTGTGATATTAATCATCTGACCATGAAAGATAAGGAAGCAGTGTAA
- the LOC117623815 gene encoding uncharacterized protein LOC117623815: MPTVWFSLKKSLHCKSEPSEVHDPKSRRQLSTILTRKGGRSGCSRSIANLKDVIHGSKRHLERPPSNCSPRSIGSSEFLNPITHEVILSNSRCELKITSLGGFHEGIGSGNINNGGGGSTFVDTLRPGTPGPGGPSTVHYFNPSFRTSSTPPRKSPFLASADNTEGSGKGSAFPGSGGIRQSNRVSFDTVAENSHGSSAITCHKCGEHFTKWEAAEAHHLSKHAVTELMEGDSSRKIVEIICRTSWLKSENNCGRIERVLKVHNMQRTLARFEEYREMVKMKASKLPKKHPRCIADGNELLRFYGTTVACSLGLNSSSSLCVSEKCCVCRIIRNGFSAKKELKEGVGVFTTSTSGRAIQILEEDPSIRKALIVCRVIAGRVHKPLENIQEIAGQTGFDSLAGKMGLYSNIEELYLLNPRALLPCFVVICKP, from the exons ATGCCAACAGTGTGGTTCTCTCTGAAGAAATCTCTACACTGCAAATCAGAGCCATCAGAAGTTCATGATCCAAAGTCAAGGAGGCAGTTGAGCACAATCTTGACAAGAAAGGGAGGGAGGTCAGGCTGTTCAAGGTCTATAGCAAACCTCAAGGATGTGATTCATGGAAGCAAGAGACATTTGGAAAGGCCACCAAGTAATTGCAGCCCAAGATCTATAGGGAGCAGTGAGTTTCTGAACCCAATAACCCATGAAGTAATTTTGAGCAACTCAAGGTGTGAGCTCAAAATCACAAGCCTTGGTGGGTTCCATGAAGGAATTGGGTctggaaacatcaacaatggtggtggtggttcaACATTTGTGGATACTCTAAGGCCAGGCACACCTGGCCCTGGTGGTCCATCAACAGTGCACTATTTTAATCCATCTTTTAGGACCTCATCAACTCCTCCAAGGAAAAGTCCTTTTCTTGCATCTGCAGATAATACAGAAGGGTCAGGGAAAGGTTCAGCTTTTCCTGGTAGTGGTGGAATTCGTCAGAGCAATAGGGTCTCCTTTGACACAGTCGCAGAGAACTCTCATGGTTCTTCTGCAATAACTTGTCACAAATGTGGTGAGCATTTTACCAAATGGGAAGCTGCTGAAGCACACCATCTCTCTAAACATGCTG TTACTGAACTTATGGAAGGTGACTCATCTAGAAAAATTGTCGAAATAATATGCCGGACAAGCTGGTTGAAATCCGAGAACAATTGTGGCCGGATTGAGAGAGTGTTGAAAGTCCACAACATGCAAAGAACTCTTGCTCGATTCGAAGAATATCGAGAGatggtgaaaatgaaagcCAGCAAACTCCCTAAGAAACACCCTAGGTGCATTGCCGATGGGAATGAGCTTTTGAGGTTTTATGGCACCACTGTGGCCTGCTCCCTTGGTCTAAATAGTTCCTCAAGTCTCTGTGTATCAGAAAAATGCTGTGTTTGTAGGATCATAAGAAATGGGTTCTCTGCAAAGAAGGAGCTCAAGGAAGGGGTAGGTGTTTTTACAACTTCAACAAGTGGAAGAGCCATTCAAATATTAGAAGAAGATCCCTCCATAAGGAAAGCTTTGATAGTCTGCAGAGTAATTGCTGGGAGGGTTCATAAGCCTTTAGAGAATATACAAGAAATTGCTGGCCAAACTGGGTTTGATTCTTTGGCTGGAAAAATGGGTCTTTACTCAAATATTGAAGAGCTTTATCTGCTCAATCCTCGAGCTCTCCTTCCTTGCTTTGTGGTCATCTGCAAACCCTGA
- the LOC117624953 gene encoding probable U3 small nucleolar RNA-associated protein 11, which yields MSSLRNAISRRAHKERAQPESRKKFGLLEKHKDYVERAKAYHKKEETLRRLKEKAAFRNPDEFYFKMIKTRTVHGVHKLESQANKYTPEELLLMKTQDIGYILQKVQSEKKKIEKLTATLHSLDNRPSSRHVYFAEDREEAKEIHSRSKSGTMPASEDIPDHIKRKTAASYRELEARRNRVNELEKIYTDMAMQKELQKKGRKRKLREDEIVCPTSKPVFKWRAERKR from the exons ATGTCGTCCCTAAGGAATGCTATTAGCAGGCGGGCTCACAAGGAACGAGCTCAACC gGAATCGAGGAAAAAATTTGGGCTTCTTGAAAAGCACAAAGACTATGTTGAGCGTGCAAAAGCATATCACAAGAAGGAGGAGACTTTACGG AGACTGAAGGAGAAAGCAGCCTTTAGAAACCCAGATGAGTTCTACTTCAAGATGATCAAGACTCGAACTGTTCATGGAGTCCATAAATTAGA GAGTCAGGCAAACAAGTACACTCCAGAAGAGCTCTTACTTATGAAGACCCAAGATATTGGATACATACTTCAGAAAGTTCAGAGTGAGAAAAAG aaaattgaaaagttgaCTGCGACACTCCACTCTCTTGATAATCGGCCTTCAAGTAGACACGTTTACTTTGCTGAAGACAG GGAGGAGGCTAAAGAAATTCATTCACGTTCAAAAAGTGGAACTATGCCTGCTTCTGAGGACATTCCTGATCATATAAAAAG GAAAACAGCTGCTTCCTACAGAGAGCTAGAAGCAAGGAGGAATAGAGTCAATGAGTTGGAGAAAATCTATACGGATATGGCAATGCAGAAGGAATTACAG aaaaagggaagaaaacgCAAACTGCGGGAAGATGAGATTGTCTGCCCAACATCCAAACCTGTATTCAAGTGGCGGGCTGAGCGTAAGCGTTGA
- the LOC117623962 gene encoding formin-like protein 5, whose translation MTIQQQIGLMRTSCFIVLVILLCASTSISSEERKITEEVFLSQLVDPATGKIDGDMAQLLWISCQVDLVHLTEAIEHLHLWLEEETSGGTDEISSKRQSSGKERFQKLISVLHPEVKQTLSDCLRRHGLLSRVSGEEGASKIWYTKYIESLFPRLYVPRRNLGSESLQSSAEVASPAPAAGSPQLSPVPSAAPTPSTSHTPRSRRPAAAFFPSDSKNSTVQASEPDAGLNVQEDKGQDDRKKIVIAVVVTASVTLVVAAVFFLCCTKICRTGKKDGQNDERPLLSLSLTDSSGSSYKSYVLGNSMKEVKLDHQSLELGSTGGASKFDTSSNINGLVPPPPGRPPTGLPTLKAPPGRANPLPPEPPSSFKPPPSRNGPPPPPPPVPPSTLKVPPSTLKPSGSAGPPPPPPPPPGPPPPPPPKIGVPPPRPPQSMPFGSKVARPPPLAPKRPSNAASGEVGGSDAEGDAPKTKLKPFFWDKVLANPDHSMVWHQIKSGSFQFDENMIETLFGYNAAEKNKNERKKESTFQDPSPHLIQIINPKKAQNLSILLRALNVTVEEVCDAIHEGNELPSEFLQTLLKMAPTQEEELKLRLFNGQLSQLGPAERFLKALIEIPFAFKRLEALLFMCTLQEEVTTLKESFATLEVACKELRSSRLFLKLLEAVLKTGNRMNDGTFRGRAQAFKLDTLLKLSDVKGIDGKTTLLHFVVQEIIRSEGVRAARAAKESRSFSSIKSDDLLEETSQETEEHFRSLGLQKVSGLSNELENVKKASVLDAENLTGTVTKLGHALVKTRDFLNSDMKNSGEDSEFHETLKSFVQNAEVDITGLLEEEKRIMALVKNTGDYFHGNAGKDEGLRLFVIVRDFLLIIDKACKEIRLAPKKSTNVQKKEAPSSDPRQPPTTPSASNLRQPPSPDLHKRLFPAIQDRRIDNSSSDDES comes from the exons ATGACAATTCAACAACAAATAGGTCTTATGAGGACAAGCTGTTTCATTGTTTTGGTTATTCTGCTATGTGCTTCAACATCAATAAGCTCAGAGGAGAGGAAAATCACAGAGGAAGTGTTTCTCAGTCAACTTGTTGATCCAGCAACTGGAAAGATTGATGGGGACATG GCACAGCTGTTATGGATAAGTTGCCAGGTGGATTTGGTCCACTTGACAGAAGCTATTGAACATCTTCACTTATGGTTAGAAGAGGAAACATCTGGTGGTACAGATGAAATTAGTTCAAAAAGACAGTCATCGGGAAAAGAAAGATTTCAGAAGCTTATTAGTGTCCTGCACCCTGAGGTGAAACAAACTCTTTCAGATTGTTTAAGAAGGCATGGTCTCCTATCCCGTGTCTCTGGAGAAGAGGGTGCCTCGAAGATATGGTATACCAAGTATATTGAGTCCCTATTTCCCAGACTTTATGTTCCAAGAAGGAATTTGGGCAGTGAATCGCTTCAGAGCTCTGCTGAGGTAGCTTCTCCAGCCCCTGCAGCAGGATCTCCTCAACTCAGTCCAGTACCATCCGCTGCTCCAACACCTTCCACTTCTCACACTCCTAGGTCTAGGCGCCCTGCTGCAGCATTTTTTCCTTCCGATTCCAAAAATTCGACTGTGCAAGCTTCAGAGCCAGATGCCGGTTTAAATGTACAGGAAGATAAAGGACAAGATGATCGtaaaaaaattgtcattgCTGTTGTTGTTACTGCATCAGTGACTCTTGTTGTTGCagcagttttctttttatgctgTACTAAAATCTGTAGGACTGGGAAAAAAGATGGACAAAATGATGAGAGGCCCCTCCTTAGCCTTAGTTTAACTGATTCTAGTG GTTCTTCGTACAAGTCTTACGTTTTGGGAAATTCAATGAAAGAAGTGAAGCTTGACCATCAATCGTTGG AATTAGGATCCACTGGAGGTGCTTCCAAATTTGATACATCCAGCAACATCAATGGACTGGTACCACCTCCTCCTGGAAGGCCTCCTACTGGACTGCCTACTCTAAAGGCCCCTCCTGGCAGAGCAAATCCTCTCCCTCCTGAAccaccttcttcttttaaGCCTCCTCCCAGCAGGAATggtcctcctcctcctccgccTCCTGTGCCACCTTCCACTTTGAAAGTGCCACCTTCCACTTTGAAACCCTCGGGCAGTGCAGGCCCTCccccaccacctccaccacctcctGGCCCTCCCCCCCCACCCCCTCCAAAGATTGGTGTTCCTCCTCCTCGGCCACCTCAATCGATGCCTTTTGGTTCAAAGGTAGCTCGACCTCCACCTCTTGCACCAAAACGTCCATCAAATGCTGCTTCTGGTGAGGTAGGTGGATCTGATGCTGAAGGTGATGCTCCTAAAACCAAGCTGAAGCCATTTTTTTGGGATAAGGTTCTAGCAAACCCTGATCATTCAATGGTTTGGCATCAGATTAAATCAGGATCTTTCCA GTTTGATGAAAATATGATTGAAACTCTGTTTGGGTATAATGCTGctgagaaaaacaaaaatgaacgCAAGAAAGAATCTACATTCCAAGATCCTTCGCCCcatttaattcaaattattaatcCCAAAAAGGCACAAAATCTATCAATTCTTTTGCGGGCACTGAATGTCACCGTAGAAGAAGTCTGTGATGCAATTCATGAAG GAAATGAGCTTCCCTCAGAATTCCTACAAACTTTGCTGAAGATGGCACCAACACAAGAAGAAGAACTAAAGCTTAGACTGTTCAATGGTCAACTTTCTCAACTTGGGCCTGCTGAGCGGTTCCTAAAAGCCTTGATTGAGATTCCATTTGCTTTTAAGCGATTGGAAGCATTACTTTTTATGTGCACTCTTCAGGAGGAGGTCACCACCCTTAAAGAGTCCTTCGCAACCTTAGAG GTTGCTTGTAAGGAACTAAGAAGCAGCCGGCTTTTCCTCAAGCTTTTAGAAGCTGTTCTTAAAACTGGCAATCGCATGAATGATGGAACATTTCGTGGTCGCGCACAAGCATTCAAACTTGACACGCTCTTGAAATTATCTGATGTAAAAGGAATAGATGGCAAGACAACCCTTTTGCACTTTGTTGTTCAGGAAATAATCCGCTCTGAGGGTGTCAGAGCTGCTCGTGCAGCAAAAGAGAGCAGGAGTTTCTCTAGCATCAAATCAGATGATCTCCTTGAGGAAACTTCCCAGGAAACCGAAGAGCACTTTCGCAGTCTTGGTCTTCAGAAAGTTTCAGGTTTAAGCAATGAACTTGAGAATGTCAAAAAAGCATCCGTTTTGGATGCTGAAAACTTAACAGGAACTGTTACTAAACTTGGTCATGCACTCGTAAAAACCAGAGACTTCCTGAACTCAGACATGAAAAATTCAGGGGAAGATAGTGAGTTCCATGAAACACTGAAGAGTTTTGTGCAGAATGCTGAGGTTGATATCACAGGTCTCCTCgaggaagaaaagagaatCATGGCTCTGGTGAAGAACACTGGTGACTACTTCCATGGGAACGCAGGGAAGGATGAGGGTTTAAGATTGTTTGTTATTGTTCGGGATTTTTTACTAATCATAGATAAGGCATGCAAAGAGATAAGATTGGcaccaaaaaagtcaacaaatgTTCAAAAAAAGGAAGCACCTTCCTCTGATCCCCGTCAGCCTCCTACAACACCATCTGCCTCCAATCTTCGCCAGCCTCCTTCTCCTGATCTCCATAAGCGGCTTTTCCCGGCAATCCAAGATCGGCGAATTGATAATTCTAGCTCAGATGATGAAAGTTAA
- the LOC117624687 gene encoding probable histone H2A.3: MAGRGKAIGSGAAKKATSRSSKAGLQFPVGRIARFLKAGKYAERVGAGAPVYLAAVLEYLAAEVLELAGNAARDNKKTRIVPRHIQLAVRNDEELSKLLGDVTIANGGVMPNIHNLLLPKKAGTSSKNVGGDDDS; this comes from the exons ATGGCGGGTCGAGGCAAGGCTATAGGATCCGGGGCCGCGAAAAAGGCCACTTCTCGGTCGAGCAAGGCAGGTCTGCAATTCCCGGTCGGTCGTATCGCCCGGTTCTTGAAGGCAGGAAAGTACGCCGAGCGAGTCGGTGCTGGAGCTCCGGTCTACCTCGCCGCGGTCCTTGAATACCTTGCCGCTGAG GTTCTGGAATTGGCTGGTAATGCAGCAAGAGACAACAAGAAGACTCGAATTGTGCCACGCCACATTCAGCTTGCTGTGCGTAATGATGAGGAGCTCAGCAAGCTTCTTGGTGATGTTACAATTGCTAATGGTGGTGTCATGCCCAACATTCACAACCTCCTGCTCCCAAAGAAGGCCGGGACCTCATCCAAGAACGTAGGCGGTGATGACGACTCTTAA